The Methanococcoides methylutens MM1 genome has a window encoding:
- the uvrA gene encoding excinuclease ABC subunit UvrA, whose product MSLKNIIVKGAKEHNLKNIDLVFPRDKLIVITGLSGSGKSSLAFDTIYAEGQRRYVESLSAYARQFLGLMEKPDVEYIEGLSPAISIEQKTTSKNPRSTVGTVTEIYDYLRLLYARIGIRHCPKCGKIIEPQSVDQIVDSIMKIEEGSKVHILAPLVRERKGEYKKLLTDLRGEGFARARVDGEIVSLDDAETIELGRYYKHNIEVVVDRLAIKKGIEERLSDSVETALEKSGGTLMVHVLDGEEMVFSENLACTDCGIGFEEMEPSAFSFNSPQGACEECHGLGTSMEFDPELIVPDPTLTLREGAIEHWSKKDGYYMQALESVGQYFGFSLDMPFEELEQKHKDIIFNGTNEMINYVHIGKNGGMWKHKGRFRGVISNISKTYDNTESENTKDRLRKYITTKPCTTCSGNRLKPASLAVTINDSNIIQVTQMSVETSLQFFEELEPTLTPREYSIARLILKEIKARLGFLMDVGLDYLTLSRSAATLSGGEAQRIRLATQIGSSLMGVLYILDEPSIGLHQRDNLRLINTLKHLRDIGNTVVVVEHDEETIMNSDHVVDMGPGAGIHGGEVVAEGTPEEIMAHPDSLTGQYMSGKLEIAVPEKRRKPIGKLVLKGASQNNLKGIDVKFPLGVMACVTGVSGSGKSTLINETLNKVLAQKLHRARDRPGKYKEIKGLDLIDKVITIDQSPIGRTPRSNPATYTNLFTPIRELFAQTKMAKARGYKPGRFSFNVRGGRCETCSGDGIITIEMHFLPDVYVPCEVCHGKRYNRETLEVTYKEKTIADVLDMTVEEALEFFENIPKIKRKLQTLYDVGLGYIKLGQSSTTLSGGEAQRVKLATELSRRSTGKTVYILDEPTTGLHFDDVNKLLDVLQRLVDAGNTVIVIEHNLDVIKTADWVIDLGPEGGERGGTIVAEGTPEKLAKSKVSYTGEFLKRVLKK is encoded by the coding sequence ATGTCCCTGAAAAATATAATCGTCAAAGGTGCCAAGGAGCACAACCTGAAGAATATCGATCTCGTATTCCCCCGTGACAAACTGATAGTCATTACAGGGCTCAGCGGATCAGGAAAATCATCCCTTGCATTTGATACTATATATGCAGAGGGACAGAGGCGATACGTGGAATCCCTTTCAGCTTATGCGAGGCAGTTCCTGGGACTGATGGAAAAACCGGACGTTGAGTACATCGAAGGACTTTCCCCTGCGATATCCATCGAGCAGAAGACAACCAGCAAGAACCCGCGTTCCACTGTGGGAACGGTTACCGAGATCTATGACTACCTCAGGCTGCTCTATGCAAGGATCGGAATCAGGCATTGCCCTAAATGTGGCAAGATCATCGAACCTCAGAGTGTTGACCAGATCGTTGACAGCATAATGAAGATAGAAGAAGGTTCTAAGGTCCATATCCTTGCACCCCTTGTGAGGGAACGTAAAGGTGAGTACAAGAAACTGCTCACGGACCTCCGGGGAGAAGGGTTTGCACGCGCAAGGGTGGATGGAGAGATCGTATCACTGGATGATGCCGAGACCATCGAACTTGGACGATACTACAAGCACAACATCGAAGTGGTTGTGGACAGGCTTGCCATCAAGAAAGGCATCGAAGAAAGATTGTCGGATTCCGTGGAGACTGCGCTTGAGAAGAGTGGCGGTACCCTGATGGTGCATGTTCTTGACGGCGAGGAGATGGTGTTCAGCGAAAACCTCGCATGTACGGACTGTGGGATCGGATTTGAGGAAATGGAACCTTCTGCGTTCTCGTTCAACAGCCCTCAGGGTGCCTGTGAGGAATGCCACGGACTTGGGACTTCAATGGAGTTCGACCCCGAACTTATCGTTCCTGACCCCACCCTGACATTGAGAGAAGGTGCCATCGAGCACTGGAGCAAGAAAGACGGCTACTACATGCAGGCACTGGAATCCGTGGGACAGTATTTCGGATTCTCACTGGATATGCCCTTCGAGGAGCTTGAACAAAAGCACAAGGACATAATCTTCAACGGTACCAATGAAATGATCAACTACGTGCACATCGGTAAGAACGGTGGCATGTGGAAGCATAAAGGTCGTTTCCGGGGAGTCATCTCCAATATTTCAAAAACCTATGATAATACCGAATCCGAGAACACGAAGGACAGGTTGCGGAAGTATATCACAACCAAGCCATGTACTACCTGTAGTGGCAACAGGCTGAAACCCGCCAGCCTTGCTGTGACCATCAACGACAGCAACATCATCCAGGTAACGCAGATGTCTGTGGAGACCTCATTGCAGTTCTTCGAGGAACTGGAGCCAACCCTCACCCCACGTGAGTATTCCATTGCACGGCTGATCCTCAAAGAGATCAAGGCAAGGCTTGGTTTCCTCATGGACGTCGGACTTGATTATCTTACATTGAGCCGTTCAGCAGCAACCCTGTCAGGAGGAGAGGCACAGCGTATCAGGCTTGCCACCCAGATCGGGTCCAGCCTCATGGGCGTGCTGTATATCCTTGATGAGCCAAGCATAGGACTGCACCAGAGGGACAATCTCAGGCTTATCAATACGCTGAAACATCTTCGTGATATCGGCAACACGGTAGTTGTCGTGGAGCATGACGAAGAGACGATAATGAATTCAGATCACGTGGTCGATATGGGACCAGGTGCAGGTATCCACGGCGGAGAGGTTGTGGCAGAGGGGACGCCTGAAGAGATCATGGCACACCCTGATTCTCTCACCGGTCAGTACATGAGCGGAAAGCTTGAGATCGCAGTGCCTGAGAAGAGGCGCAAGCCCATCGGCAAACTTGTGCTAAAGGGTGCATCACAGAACAACCTTAAGGGAATTGATGTGAAGTTCCCGCTTGGTGTTATGGCATGTGTTACCGGCGTATCCGGATCAGGAAAGAGCACACTTATCAATGAGACCCTCAACAAGGTGCTTGCACAGAAGCTCCACCGTGCAAGGGACAGGCCTGGCAAGTACAAGGAGATCAAGGGTCTTGACCTGATAGACAAGGTCATCACCATCGACCAGTCACCGATCGGAAGGACACCTCGCTCCAATCCTGCCACCTACACCAATCTTTTCACTCCAATCAGGGAGCTATTTGCACAGACAAAGATGGCAAAGGCACGCGGTTACAAACCCGGAAGGTTTAGCTTCAATGTCCGCGGTGGCAGGTGTGAGACCTGTTCAGGTGACGGTATAATTACGATAGAGATGCACTTTTTGCCTGACGTCTATGTGCCCTGTGAGGTCTGTCATGGAAAACGGTACAACCGTGAGACACTAGAGGTCACCTATAAGGAAAAAACCATTGCAGATGTACTGGATATGACCGTGGAGGAAGCACTGGAATTCTTTGAGAACATACCGAAGATCAAAAGGAAGCTTCAGACACTCTACGATGTTGGTCTTGGATACATCAAACTGGGACAGTCCTCAACAACCCTCTCAGGAGGAGAAGCTCAACGTGTTAAGCTGGCAACCGAGCTTAGCAGGCGTTCCACCGGCAAGACGGTCTATATCCTTGATGAGCCCACAACCGGACTTCACTTTGATGATGTGAACAAGTTGCTTGATGTGCTTCAGAGACTTGTGGATGCAGGTAATACGGTCATAGTGATCGAACACAACCTCGATGTCATCAAGACAGCGGACTGGGTCATCGACCTGGGTCCGGAAGGTGGAGAACGTGGCGGAACCATCGTTGCTGAAGGCACACCTGAGAAGCTTGCAAAGAGCAAGGTGTCCTATACAGGAGAATTCCTGAAACGGGTGCTCAAAAAATAA
- a CDS encoding FmdE family protein, with product MELEDVVKFHGHLCPGLVIGYRVATYAADKFKDRAEDEELVVIVENKSCSVDAIQVVNGCTFGKGNLVFRDLGKHVYTFFKRGNPEALRISINPRQRREDPRYNELFPKVRNGTATDEEKEEFKQRHAERGLAILEIPDEELFTATNVEIEPPEKAMVYRSIACAECGEETMETRLRVKNGQMVCLSCFEGHDI from the coding sequence ATGGAACTGGAAGATGTTGTAAAGTTCCACGGGCATCTCTGCCCTGGACTTGTTATTGGTTATAGGGTTGCAACCTATGCAGCTGATAAGTTCAAGGACCGGGCTGAGGACGAGGAACTTGTAGTCATTGTTGAGAACAAGTCATGTAGTGTGGATGCTATCCAGGTGGTCAATGGCTGCACTTTTGGAAAAGGCAACCTCGTGTTCAGGGACCTTGGCAAACATGTCTACACCTTCTTCAAGAGAGGAAACCCTGAAGCGCTCAGGATCTCAATAAATCCCCGCCAGCGCAGGGAAGATCCTCGATACAACGAGCTTTTCCCAAAAGTAAGAAATGGAACTGCCACTGATGAGGAAAAAGAAGAGTTCAAGCAAAGGCATGCAGAAAGAGGTCTTGCGATCCTTGAAATTCCGGATGAGGAACTGTTCACTGCAACAAACGTCGAGATCGAACCGCCTGAAAAGGCCATGGTCTATCGGTCTATAGCATGTGCGGAATGTGGCGAAGAAACGATGGAAACGCGCCTTCGTGTAAAGAACGGACAGATGGTCTGTCTTTCATGTTTTGAAGGTCATGATATCTGA
- the purB gene encoding adenylosuccinate lyase — protein sequence MAIHPIEYRYGTDEMKYVWSEANRLEKLLKTEAALSQAEAKVGIVPVEAANAIEHSIGSVKLERVTEIEDEIHHDMMAIVLAISEQCTEDAAKWVHFGATSNDILDTATALQMMDAVAILEDKVRTLLDVLLTKAEEHKNTVCAGRTHGQIGVPTTYGLRFAIWASEMSRHLERLGQLTPRLLVGQMTGAVGTQAAFGQDGIEIQKHAMEYLGLGSVDVSNQIIQRDRHAEFVMWMANTVTTLDKIAVEIRSLQRSEIAEVEESFRKKQVGSSTMPHKRNPIKSEQISGLARIVRSMVEPELLNNTLWDERDLTNSSCERVVFPESCVLTDHLLKLAIGVIENLRFYPENIRKNLDLLRGLNMGEAIMIELAKRGVGRQEAHEIVRSSAMEAHESGKHLKDVLLAKPDVTQYLSEDDITDLVNPDRYIGTSVTQVENVVAKIRSQF from the coding sequence ATGGCAATCCATCCTATTGAATATCGTTACGGTACCGACGAAATGAAATATGTCTGGAGTGAGGCAAACCGCCTTGAAAAGCTCTTAAAGACCGAGGCAGCTCTTTCACAGGCTGAAGCAAAGGTAGGTATTGTACCTGTTGAAGCTGCAAATGCGATCGAGCACAGCATTGGCTCTGTCAAACTGGAAAGGGTCACAGAGATAGAAGATGAGATCCACCATGATATGATGGCCATCGTCCTCGCTATCTCCGAGCAGTGCACCGAGGATGCTGCCAAATGGGTACACTTTGGTGCAACATCCAACGATATACTGGACACAGCCACCGCTCTTCAGATGATGGATGCAGTTGCTATCCTTGAGGACAAGGTACGCACACTTCTGGATGTCCTGCTCACAAAGGCAGAAGAGCACAAGAACACTGTCTGTGCAGGAAGAACACACGGTCAGATCGGTGTCCCGACAACATACGGTCTCAGGTTTGCTATCTGGGCAAGTGAGATGTCAAGACACCTCGAGCGTCTGGGTCAGCTCACACCACGTCTTCTGGTAGGCCAGATGACCGGAGCTGTGGGCACACAGGCAGCATTCGGCCAGGACGGAATCGAGATCCAGAAACATGCAATGGAATACCTTGGTCTTGGCAGTGTCGATGTATCAAACCAGATCATCCAGCGTGACCGCCATGCAGAGTTCGTCATGTGGATGGCAAACACAGTAACAACCCTTGACAAGATCGCAGTGGAGATTCGTTCCCTCCAGAGAAGCGAGATCGCAGAGGTCGAGGAAAGCTTCCGCAAGAAACAGGTTGGATCTTCCACCATGCCTCACAAGAGGAACCCTATTAAGTCAGAACAGATCAGTGGTCTGGCACGTATCGTCCGTTCAATGGTCGAGCCTGAGCTCCTGAACAACACTCTCTGGGATGAGCGTGACCTCACCAACTCCTCCTGTGAAAGGGTAGTTTTCCCGGAAAGCTGTGTGCTGACCGACCACCTCCTCAAGCTGGCCATTGGTGTAATCGAGAACCTCAGGTTCTATCCTGAGAACATCCGCAAGAACCTTGACCTTCTCCGTGGCCTTAACATGGGTGAAGCTATCATGATCGAGCTTGCAAAGCGTGGTGTGGGAAGGCAGGAAGCCCACGAGATCGTGAGAAGCTCCGCAATGGAGGCACACGAGTCTGGCAAACACCTCAAGGATGTTCTTCTGGCCAAGCCAGATGTCACACAATACCTTAGTGAGGATGACATCACAGACCTTGTAAACCCTGACAGGTATATCGGTACCTCAGTTACACAGGTTGAGAACGTCGTTGCAAAGATCAGAAGCCAGTTCTAA
- a CDS encoding PAS domain-containing sensor histidine kinase, producing MSKMIMKKEDQASEDSQQIADLEQTIRELKNEIDLVKRGFTEKEEFYKLHLENLNDVVFSIDNEGNFTYISPAIENFTDYIPEEVIGTSFTKYIHPEDLPGLIEDMDRTIKGEHKPYMFRVIAKSGKTTHVHTSSKVIIKDGGITGLSGIMVNIDRLKKVEFELMKEKEKAQHYLNVSNVIFIAIDRFQNITLMNRKAEEVLGYSENEILGKNWFDLFISEEISEELKEIFSQIIAGEVELFEYHDNPVVTRSGQERIISWHNSLLYDSNGHITGLLASGIDVTEKKIAEKELLSAKLEAETANQAKTIFIANMSHELRTPLNAVIGFSEILLERKFGDINERQEKYLSNINSSGKRLLDAFNLMLELSKIESEVFELEYNTIEVSEFINGLREHFVPMIREKQQELSFDVNTDVKYMVVDIEKLKHSIAHLIENASKFSQTDSPIKVEVHDTGKDIVFEISDKGIGISEENIDKLFDPFTQIDSSSTRTYGGMGLGLCLAKKHSEMHGGSLSVSSELNKGSTFTFTIPIKPEIKK from the coding sequence ATGAGTAAAATGATAATGAAAAAAGAAGATCAAGCCTCTGAAGATTCTCAACAGATTGCAGATCTGGAACAAACTATCAGGGAACTCAAAAATGAGATAGACCTTGTCAAAAGAGGATTCACTGAAAAAGAAGAGTTCTACAAGCTACATCTTGAGAACCTGAACGATGTTGTCTTTAGTATAGACAACGAGGGCAATTTTACATATATCAGTCCTGCTATTGAAAACTTCACCGACTATATCCCAGAAGAAGTGATAGGTACTTCTTTTACAAAATATATCCATCCTGAGGACCTTCCCGGCCTTATTGAAGATATGGACAGGACAATTAAAGGTGAACATAAACCTTACATGTTCAGGGTGATCGCAAAATCCGGAAAGACAACTCACGTACACACATCTTCAAAAGTGATCATCAAGGACGGAGGAATCACCGGACTTAGCGGAATAATGGTAAATATTGATCGTCTCAAAAAGGTCGAATTTGAGCTAATGAAAGAAAAGGAAAAAGCTCAGCATTATTTGAACGTATCAAATGTGATCTTCATCGCTATTGACAGATTTCAGAATATCACTCTCATGAACAGGAAAGCGGAGGAAGTCCTGGGGTATTCTGAAAATGAGATCCTCGGAAAGAACTGGTTCGATCTGTTCATATCTGAAGAGATCTCAGAAGAGCTGAAGGAGATATTCAGTCAAATAATAGCAGGGGAAGTTGAACTTTTTGAATATCACGACAATCCCGTTGTCACAAGATCAGGCCAGGAAAGAATTATTTCCTGGCATAACTCGTTGCTTTATGACAGTAATGGACATATCACAGGACTTCTTGCTTCAGGCATCGATGTCACTGAGAAGAAGATCGCAGAAAAAGAACTTCTATCTGCAAAACTTGAGGCCGAAACTGCAAATCAGGCAAAGACCATCTTTATTGCAAACATGAGCCATGAGTTACGCACACCTCTTAACGCAGTAATCGGTTTTTCTGAGATCCTTCTTGAAAGAAAATTCGGAGATATCAATGAAAGGCAGGAAAAATACCTTTCAAATATAAATTCCAGTGGAAAACGCTTGCTTGATGCATTTAATTTAATGCTGGAACTTTCAAAGATCGAATCAGAAGTTTTTGAACTGGAATACAACACAATTGAAGTAAGCGAATTCATCAATGGACTGCGGGAACATTTCGTACCAATGATCCGGGAAAAGCAGCAGGAATTGTCATTTGACGTCAACACAGATGTAAAATATATGGTAGTTGATATTGAAAAACTAAAGCATAGTATCGCTCACCTTATCGAGAACGCAAGTAAATTCTCACAAACTGATTCTCCTATTAAGGTAGAGGTACACGATACCGGCAAAGATATTGTTTTCGAGATATCAGACAAAGGCATCGGGATATCTGAAGAGAACATTGATAAGCTCTTCGACCCATTTACTCAGATCGATTCATCTTCAACAAGAACCTACGGAGGAATGGGTCTTGGACTATGCCTTGCAAAAAAGCACTCAGAAATGCATGGCGGATCACTCAGTGTAAGCAGTGAGTTGAATAAAGGTAGCACTTTTACTTTTACAATACCAATAAAACCTGAGATCAAAAAGTAA
- a CDS encoding helix-turn-helix domain-containing protein, with product MSEETLTETESAVLNALESSDKSLRPGDIAESTGLESKLVSKTIASLKKKGLVYSPKRCYYDVSKE from the coding sequence ATGAGTGAAGAAACATTAACTGAAACAGAATCTGCAGTACTGAATGCTCTGGAAAGCTCAGACAAATCCCTAAGACCAGGCGACATTGCAGAGTCCACAGGTCTTGAAAGCAAACTTGTTAGTAAAACAATCGCATCCCTGAAAAAGAAAGGCCTGGTATATTCTCCTAAAAGATGCTACTATGATGTTTCAAAGGAATGA
- the rpsJ gene encoding 30S ribosomal protein S10: protein MAQKARIRLSGTSPVNLDGVCEQVKAIANRTGVSISGPVPLPTKKLVVPVRKSPSGDGTASWDHWEMRVHKRLIDIAADERALRQLMRIQVPKDINIEIVLQN from the coding sequence ATGGCACAGAAAGCAAGAATACGATTATCAGGAACAAGTCCTGTGAATCTGGACGGTGTTTGTGAACAGGTGAAAGCCATCGCAAACCGCACTGGAGTAAGCATATCCGGTCCAGTACCTCTGCCAACAAAGAAATTGGTAGTTCCTGTAAGGAAGAGCCCTAGCGGCGACGGTACAGCATCATGGGACCACTGGGAGATGCGTGTCCACAAAAGACTTATTGACATCGCAGCTGATGAGCGCGCATTAAGGCAGCTCATGAGGATTCAGGTTCCAAAAGACATCAATATCGAGATCGTACTTCAGAACTAA
- the tuf gene encoding translation elongation factor EF-1 subunit alpha codes for MMAEKPHMNLAVIGHVDHGKSTFVGRLMFETGAVPAHLIEKYRAEAKEKGKESFAFAWVMDSLKEERERGVTIDISHKRFDTDKFYFTVVDCPGHRDFVKNMITGASQADAAVLVVAAPDGVMAQTKEHVFLSRTLGINQLIVAVNKMDAADYSEDRYNQVKEEVSQLLGMVGFKADEVPFVPTSAFEGDNITESSSNTPWYKGPSLLACLNELKEPEKPDTLPLRIPVQDAYTISGIGTVPVGRVETGIMKKGQKVAFMPSGATGEVKSIEMHHEEVDQAVPGDNIGWNVRGIGKNDVRRGDVCGPAEKPPSVADEFTGQIVVLQHPSAITVGYTPVFHCHTTQTACTLMSIDKKLDPKTGQVKEENPTFIKAGDAAIVTIRPTRPMCIEPVKEIPQLGRFAIRDMGMTIAAGMCMSVSQK; via the coding sequence ATTATGGCTGAGAAACCACACATGAACTTAGCAGTTATTGGTCACGTTGACCACGGTAAGTCAACATTTGTCGGAAGATTAATGTTCGAGACAGGCGCAGTACCTGCTCACCTTATCGAGAAATACAGGGCAGAGGCAAAAGAGAAAGGAAAAGAATCCTTCGCTTTCGCATGGGTTATGGACTCACTCAAGGAAGAGCGTGAGAGAGGAGTAACCATCGATATCTCCCACAAGAGATTCGACACCGACAAGTTCTACTTCACAGTCGTGGACTGTCCAGGTCACCGTGACTTCGTAAAGAACATGATCACCGGTGCATCCCAGGCAGATGCAGCTGTTCTTGTCGTAGCAGCACCTGACGGTGTAATGGCACAGACAAAGGAGCACGTGTTCCTTTCAAGAACCCTTGGTATCAACCAGCTTATCGTTGCTGTTAACAAGATGGACGCAGCTGACTACAGCGAGGACAGGTACAACCAGGTCAAGGAAGAAGTAAGCCAGCTCCTCGGTATGGTAGGATTCAAGGCAGACGAAGTTCCATTCGTCCCAACCTCCGCATTCGAGGGTGACAACATCACAGAATCAAGCTCAAACACTCCATGGTACAAGGGTCCATCCCTTCTTGCCTGCCTCAACGAGCTTAAGGAGCCAGAAAAGCCAGACACACTTCCACTCCGTATCCCAGTACAGGATGCATACACCATCTCCGGTATCGGTACCGTTCCAGTAGGTAGGGTAGAGACCGGTATCATGAAGAAAGGCCAGAAGGTCGCATTCATGCCAAGTGGCGCAACTGGTGAAGTAAAATCCATTGAGATGCACCACGAGGAAGTCGATCAGGCTGTACCTGGTGACAACATCGGTTGGAACGTAAGAGGTATCGGAAAGAACGATGTCAGGAGAGGTGACGTATGTGGTCCTGCAGAGAAGCCACCATCGGTAGCTGATGAGTTTACCGGACAGATCGTTGTCCTTCAGCACCCATCCGCTATCACAGTCGGATACACACCTGTATTCCACTGCCACACCACTCAGACTGCATGTACTCTCATGTCCATTGACAAGAAGCTCGATCCAAAGACCGGTCAGGTCAAGGAAGAGAACCCAACCTTCATCAAGGCTGGAGATGCAGCAATCGTTACAATCAGACCAACCAGGCCAATGTGCATTGAGCCTGTAAAAGAGATTCCACAGCTCGGCAGATTCGCTATCCGTGATATGGGTATGACAATCGCTGCCGGTATGTGCATGAGTGTTTCACAGAAATAA